Proteins from a genomic interval of Sphingobacterium lactis:
- a CDS encoding MbnP family protein, translating into MKSLTSYITLALAVFTVTSCSKNESQTVANNLTLHFNNTFKGKTIVLGDANSITATKNTSAAGQVHHFAELKYVISNIRLVKADGGEIPYNINDLDKGAAVIDHAKPQTLDVILSNLPAGEYAKIKFGLGVKNELNTLDQTRFPNFYAQAGANDTKMMWEWGSGYRFTKIEGFYGTDNKPLSIHTGSTVQGSKEPFVQGVDAYREITLDLPTHAIVGAKASKIMINADFNGLLSGKTNTITLSTGTTDTDNATPNIHTAKEMVKFVDNLGGDGKSDVAGIFSVGQVNN; encoded by the coding sequence ATGAAATCTTTAACATCATATATCACCTTGGCATTAGCTGTTTTTACGGTTACTTCCTGCTCAAAGAACGAAAGCCAAACTGTGGCCAATAATTTAACTTTACATTTCAACAATACCTTTAAGGGGAAGACCATTGTATTGGGTGATGCTAACTCCATAACAGCGACCAAAAACACCTCCGCTGCTGGACAGGTGCATCATTTTGCTGAGCTTAAATATGTAATCAGTAATATCCGTTTGGTGAAGGCTGATGGGGGAGAAATTCCTTACAACATCAATGACCTGGATAAGGGTGCAGCGGTAATTGACCATGCAAAACCACAGACCTTGGATGTTATCCTGAGCAATTTACCTGCAGGCGAATACGCAAAGATCAAATTCGGACTTGGCGTTAAGAACGAATTGAACACGCTGGATCAGACACGTTTTCCGAATTTTTATGCCCAAGCTGGCGCCAATGATACCAAGATGATGTGGGAATGGGGATCCGGTTACCGTTTCACTAAAATTGAAGGATTCTATGGCACGGATAACAAACCGCTTTCCATCCACACCGGAAGTACGGTGCAGGGTAGTAAAGAGCCTTTCGTTCAAGGAGTTGATGCCTACAGAGAGATCACCCTGGATTTGCCGACACATGCCATTGTTGGTGCTAAAGCGTCGAAAATCATGATCAATGCCGATTTCAACGGACTCTTGAGTGGAAAAACGAATACCATTACGCTTTCTACCGGAACGACAGATACGGATAATGCCACACCGAACATCCACACCGCTAAAGAGATGGTGAAGTTTGTGGACAATTTGGGTGGTGATGGCAAAAGCGATGTTGCCGGCATCTTTTCCGTAGGTCAAGTCAATAACTAA
- a CDS encoding TonB-dependent receptor plug domain-containing protein, with translation MRKLSLLCLGLSVGYCAFAQEPVKRDTLEQIEEIKVVGKVKRKIQTDLKMAVTVDEFLASSQQISFIKRGAYAWEPMLNNLSSERATLTIDGMHIFGACTDKMDPITSYVESNNLATVDIQSGQSGSLHGATIAGSIDLQRKNTAFTPQAMWAGAYQTGYEFNNKQFFNLGNVSYASDAFVADASVSYRKAENYRDGNGNEVRHSQYGKFNSSLGLAFKTGELSSLRVDAIFDQANDVGYPALPMDLWLSRALITSVAYKKLFEEGLVKVWDTKAYYNAIEHYMDDTTRPENLVHMDMPGWSTTYGLVSKVNLQHENYSGEVQLNAYNNLSIAEMTMYPQDRSKKTMFAYSWPWVTTRFVGLSMNNSLELSEQATFNFGGSLGWNYNHAKYPEFNWIFHPGAAQEKNRMLPGLHASYALQIGSFDLSVGTGYGQRAPSVSEGYGYYIYNSFDRYDYIGNPDLKNEISYEANASAGYKIEQFGISAKVNYFYIKNYIIGRILSLGSPMNYQSVGVKGYASLNHAKIANLSVQANYDIFTHLHWKGGLTYARATDDNGGNLPFIRPLSYQSSLHYMVGDLSVQASVLGDLVQENFSPEYGEDRTPAYSVWNLSADYKLQFGKYRAIVQVGAENLFDAYYSTYADWGNIPRMGRNVFTSLKVIF, from the coding sequence ATGAGAAAGTTAAGTTTATTATGTCTCGGGCTTTCCGTTGGTTACTGTGCATTTGCACAGGAGCCCGTAAAACGTGATACCTTGGAACAGATCGAGGAAATTAAGGTAGTTGGCAAGGTGAAAAGGAAAATCCAAACAGACCTGAAGATGGCCGTTACAGTGGATGAATTTCTGGCGTCGTCGCAGCAGATCAGTTTTATTAAACGGGGTGCTTATGCGTGGGAACCCATGCTCAATAACCTGAGTTCGGAACGTGCAACGCTCACCATTGACGGTATGCATATTTTCGGTGCTTGTACGGATAAAATGGACCCGATCACCTCTTATGTCGAAAGCAATAACCTCGCTACTGTCGACATCCAATCCGGGCAGTCGGGCAGTTTGCACGGGGCAACGATTGCGGGTAGTATCGACCTGCAGCGAAAGAACACCGCATTTACCCCTCAGGCCATGTGGGCAGGTGCCTATCAGACGGGATATGAATTCAATAACAAGCAATTTTTCAATCTCGGGAATGTATCGTACGCAAGTGATGCGTTCGTGGCCGATGCTAGCGTTTCGTATCGCAAAGCCGAAAATTATCGCGATGGAAATGGCAATGAAGTCCGACATTCCCAATACGGTAAATTCAACAGCTCACTGGGGCTGGCCTTCAAGACCGGCGAACTTTCTTCCCTGCGCGTGGATGCCATCTTTGATCAGGCCAACGATGTGGGCTATCCGGCTCTACCCATGGACCTGTGGCTTTCCCGTGCGCTGATTACTTCGGTGGCCTATAAAAAGCTGTTCGAGGAAGGTCTCGTAAAAGTGTGGGACACCAAGGCCTATTACAATGCCATCGAGCATTATATGGATGATACGACCCGACCGGAGAACCTTGTCCATATGGATATGCCAGGGTGGAGTACGACTTATGGTCTGGTATCCAAGGTGAATCTCCAACACGAGAATTACAGCGGTGAGGTGCAACTGAATGCGTATAACAACCTGTCGATTGCCGAGATGACCATGTATCCGCAGGATCGAAGCAAGAAGACCATGTTTGCCTACAGTTGGCCCTGGGTGACGACGCGATTTGTGGGCTTATCCATGAATAATTCCTTGGAACTTTCCGAGCAGGCGACCTTTAATTTTGGAGGTTCACTGGGTTGGAATTATAACCATGCAAAGTATCCGGAATTCAACTGGATCTTTCACCCCGGTGCTGCACAGGAAAAAAATAGAATGCTGCCTGGCTTGCATGCCAGTTATGCCTTACAGATCGGTTCTTTCGATCTGTCGGTAGGGACAGGCTATGGTCAGCGCGCTCCATCGGTATCCGAAGGCTACGGGTACTATATCTATAACAGTTTCGACCGGTATGACTATATCGGAAATCCTGACCTCAAGAACGAAATTTCCTATGAAGCCAACGCCAGTGCAGGATATAAAATCGAACAGTTTGGGATATCGGCAAAGGTCAATTATTTCTATATCAAGAATTATATAATCGGTCGCATCCTGAGTTTAGGAAGTCCAATGAATTACCAATCGGTAGGGGTGAAAGGCTATGCCTCGCTGAACCACGCCAAGATCGCTAACCTTTCCGTTCAGGCCAATTACGATATATTCACGCACCTCCACTGGAAAGGTGGCTTGACCTATGCACGGGCCACCGATGATAACGGGGGGAATCTACCGTTTATCCGACCACTGAGCTACCAGAGTTCCCTGCACTATATGGTTGGAGATCTTTCCGTGCAAGCGTCCGTACTAGGTGATCTCGTGCAGGAAAATTTCAGCCCTGAATATGGCGAGGACCGTACGCCAGCCTATTCGGTATGGAATCTATCCGCGGATTATAAGCTCCAATTCGGGAAATATAGGGCGATCGTCCAAGTCGGTGCTGAAAACCTATTTGATGCGTATTACAGTACCTATGCCGACTGGGGAAATATCCCGAGGATGGGAAGAAATGTATTTACGTCCCTAAAAGTGATTTTTTAA
- a CDS encoding GNAT family N-acetyltransferase has product METKTVLRPTVIADLDHFYTFQLDQEAAHLAAFMPKDYRDKIAFISKYTKLLAKPTVHMCTILVENQIVGSISKFELNGNAEITYWIDRHFWGRGIGGTALQTFLQLEPMRPIIGRVAFDNVRSQKVLEHGGFQKIGTDKGFASARQKEIEEYIYQLG; this is encoded by the coding sequence ATGGAAACTAAAACCGTCTTAAGACCTACAGTAATCGCTGACTTGGATCATTTTTATACTTTTCAATTGGATCAGGAAGCGGCACACCTTGCTGCTTTTATGCCGAAGGATTACAGGGATAAAATAGCATTCATCAGTAAATACACCAAGTTATTGGCCAAACCGACGGTCCATATGTGCACCATCTTGGTCGAAAATCAAATTGTCGGGAGTATATCTAAGTTTGAACTGAATGGTAATGCTGAGATCACGTATTGGATCGATCGACATTTTTGGGGAAGGGGAATTGGGGGAACAGCCCTTCAAACCTTTCTGCAACTTGAACCCATGCGCCCAATTATTGGTCGAGTCGCATTTGATAACGTCAGATCGCAAAAGGTGCTTGAACATGGTGGCTTTCAGAAAATAGGAACGGATAAGGGTTTTGCCAGTGCACGGCAAAAAGAAATCGAAGAGTATATATACCAGCTGGGGTAA
- a CDS encoding putative immunity protein gives MNIYAYQRPTGEIQDIPALRKKYISIFETKDKIQIARFGLLYGQHILDITDTKPNTEITLAFEAIQEWIDGKVNYHKARNISFRHLYNMDAREEKEIIEKKIYKIIGQIASIPHVKAHGLWATDFAITLINRMYPNNLDEVQRERLKQIELIMNV, from the coding sequence ATGAACATTTACGCATATCAAAGACCTACAGGTGAAATTCAGGATATTCCGGCATTGCGCAAAAAGTATATATCCATTTTTGAAACCAAAGACAAAATTCAAATCGCGCGTTTTGGGTTGTTGTACGGACAACATATTTTAGATATTACAGATACCAAACCGAATACAGAAATTACCTTAGCGTTTGAAGCAATCCAAGAATGGATAGATGGCAAAGTCAATTATCATAAAGCACGTAATATATCGTTTCGGCATTTATACAATATGGATGCTCGTGAAGAAAAAGAAATAATAGAAAAAAAAATCTATAAAATAATCGGGCAGATTGCGTCGATTCCTCACGTTAAAGCTCATGGCTTATGGGCAACAGACTTTGCTATTACGCTCATAAACCGAATGTATCCCAATAATTTGGACGAAGTACAAAGGGAAAGACTGAAACAAATAGAATTGATAATGAATGTCTGA
- a CDS encoding DUF1963 domain-containing protein, translating into MNKDLTPKPYFKIDGKEYPIVLEQTMWTIAELTGTLLTQITVDIETAEIEQNDKLFDTYNPDNKLKISFEALRIFENGIPTGEVLFEEDKNVMDHTYFRKEGFEYSLDFFGKIIYKDGWVTVDGKLTPPYSDLPVFDLQVAIQFDAKDLDWNIYRFKSLEEANTADPLIVRNLEIKNPTFKTLPDEVYTFKNLAYLTINSIGNFINKEKLPFSGFDERLGELRELITIQINGAAVQYLPEEIGSLLKLERLSVNFCSLKELPKSVWYLPNLKDLLLRDNAIESISEQINLPLLNTLEVINNQLKTLPLSLIKQPSLTSILANGNPLEYLPEEYNSFNGLELDIEDKLRLLDYTYRGADDKGMVAWNEHAFLAEENEALIAPINIIIDENDLTQEREALLSLIKKSVGFNQTSEENYDTIGNHRFGGYPDLPQAIPFPTFYDEYRQYTYHYEFIAQINCEQIGNLQDYLPPTGTLFFFFKSFQYFGYDNKNLAQVIYVEDNKTLESGARFNFDSEDFFELMNGQYTPYKAEAFVFNSAPSFYAHQQNQFLFDGKAKSLKNQEEFLVELYDKFETPILNLKEFDHAMNCYAFTQHESPELQASLTWKGYPQDWVILLLVKSRGDFLWGDAGDLFFVIHKSDLAKKDFSKIFVTMESS; encoded by the coding sequence ATGAATAAGGATTTGACCCCAAAACCGTATTTCAAAATAGATGGCAAAGAGTATCCTATAGTTTTGGAACAAACGATGTGGACGATTGCTGAACTTACTGGAACCTTATTAACTCAGATTACGGTCGACATAGAAACTGCTGAAATCGAACAAAACGATAAACTTTTCGATACGTATAATCCCGATAACAAACTAAAAATTTCGTTTGAAGCATTAAGGATTTTTGAAAATGGAATTCCAACAGGAGAAGTTCTATTTGAGGAAGATAAAAATGTGATGGACCACACATACTTTCGGAAAGAAGGTTTTGAATATTCGCTAGATTTTTTCGGAAAAATTATATACAAAGACGGTTGGGTGACGGTCGATGGAAAGCTGACTCCGCCTTATAGCGACTTGCCCGTTTTTGATTTACAGGTTGCTATTCAGTTTGATGCCAAAGATTTGGATTGGAACATATATCGCTTCAAAAGTTTGGAAGAAGCCAATACGGCAGATCCATTGATTGTGCGAAATTTAGAAATTAAAAATCCAACATTCAAAACCTTACCAGATGAAGTCTATACATTCAAAAATCTGGCATATTTGACTATTAACAGTATTGGAAATTTCATAAACAAGGAAAAGTTACCATTTTCAGGTTTCGACGAACGATTGGGGGAATTGCGTGAACTAATAACTATTCAGATCAATGGAGCTGCAGTGCAATATTTGCCTGAAGAAATAGGTAGCTTACTAAAGTTAGAAAGATTGTCCGTGAATTTTTGTAGCCTAAAGGAATTGCCCAAATCGGTCTGGTATTTACCCAATTTGAAAGATCTCTTGCTACGGGACAATGCTATTGAAAGTATTTCCGAACAGATTAATCTGCCACTTTTGAATACTTTGGAGGTTATCAATAATCAATTAAAAACACTTCCGCTATCGCTGATAAAACAACCTTCGCTGACCTCAATTTTGGCTAATGGGAATCCTTTGGAATATTTACCTGAAGAATATAATTCATTCAACGGTTTAGAGCTCGATATCGAAGATAAATTACGATTACTCGACTATACTTATCGCGGAGCAGATGATAAGGGAATGGTGGCATGGAATGAGCATGCCTTCCTGGCGGAAGAAAATGAAGCACTAATTGCACCCATAAATATAATAATAGACGAAAATGATTTGACTCAAGAACGTGAGGCTTTACTTTCGTTGATAAAGAAATCGGTAGGTTTCAACCAAACATCAGAAGAGAATTATGATACGATAGGAAATCATCGTTTTGGTGGTTATCCTGATCTACCCCAAGCAATTCCTTTTCCAACTTTTTATGATGAATACAGGCAATATACCTATCATTACGAGTTTATTGCACAGATAAATTGCGAGCAAATTGGCAATTTACAAGACTATCTTCCGCCCACAGGGACCTTATTTTTCTTTTTTAAGAGTTTTCAGTATTTCGGATACGATAATAAAAATCTGGCGCAAGTGATTTATGTAGAAGACAACAAGACGCTCGAATCCGGAGCACGATTTAATTTTGATTCGGAAGATTTTTTTGAACTCATGAACGGTCAGTACACTCCTTACAAAGCAGAAGCTTTTGTATTTAATTCAGCACCTTCATTTTATGCGCATCAGCAAAATCAATTCCTATTTGATGGCAAAGCAAAGTCCTTAAAAAATCAGGAGGAATTTCTCGTTGAATTGTATGACAAGTTTGAAACGCCGATTTTGAATCTGAAAGAATTCGACCACGCTATGAATTGTTATGCATTTACGCAACACGAGTCGCCCGAATTGCAAGCATCATTGACGTGGAAAGGCTATCCGCAAGATTGGGTGATTTTGTTGTTGGTAAAATCTCGAGGTGATTTTCTGTGGGGAGATGCTGGAGACTTGTTTTTTGTGATTCACAAAAGCGATTTGGCAAAGAAAGACTTTAGCAAAATATTTGTCACAATGGAAAGTAGCTAA